A section of the Malaclemys terrapin pileata isolate rMalTer1 chromosome 15, rMalTer1.hap1, whole genome shotgun sequence genome encodes:
- the VGF gene encoding neurosecretory protein VGF: MLGSHAPLRGAALLLSISLLTQCCLHAAPLPLGEDAHPEESRQPSPAPPTKEVRTRALPAPSREGGDAQEEEDDDELFRDVDPKALAAVLLQALGNGGHNSPDKRRAPDEERVQSQSRSTSLGAGRVREQQLEEEEEEEGRDSSSQELESLQALLRELQPLGPAAKRERAQGDAGHNAVLKELEEYERLRAGTKRRAPPAEPWAGARKLRQQQQLEHQLLQRRYEELAESRRQAEEARKAAAEEERLADMASDLLLQYLLKGREDEGEQGADAHEEEEEEEEEGRFRGGRAKGSPLLFEDEEGNVAEDKRSDEEEDDDDVIDPNTIDQLIELSTKLHLPAEDVIDIINDVEKKKKAAAAPVAPKHPAKPLPYAPARPYYPAAPWRRPKPDERDWNEVLHGDDYLAPKRYLAKQNDFSNYIQPRAFQLPPPPSYPHSRHLPGSLAPRDEAAAAGRAQDDEMENYIEQVLMDHAQAFQ; encoded by the coding sequence ATGCTGGGCTCACACGCCCCTCTCCGCGGAGCTGCCCTGCTCCTCTCCATCAGCCTCCTGACGCAGTGCTgcctgcatgctgcccccctgcccctgggggagGACGCCCACCCCGAGGAGtcccgccagcccagccctgcgccccccaccAAGGAGGTCCGGACGAGAGCCCTGCCCGCACCCAGCCGGGAAGGCGGGGACGCCCAGGAGGAGGAAGACGACGACGAGCTCTTCCGAGACGTGGACCCCAAGGCCTTGGCCGCCGTGCTGCTCCAAGCCCTGGGCAACGGGGGCCACAACTCTCCGGACAAGCGCCGGGCCCCGGATGAGGAGCGGGTACAgagccagagccggagcaccagCCTGGGGGCGGGCCGGGTCcgggagcagcagctggaggaagaggaggaggaggaaggcagagACAGCAGCTCCCAGGAGCTGGAGAGCCTGCAGGCCCTGCTGCGCGAGCTACAGCCACTCGGCCCTGCGGCCAAGCGGGAACGCGCCCAGGGGGACGCCGGCCACAACGCGGTGCTGAAGGAGCTGGAGGAGTATGAGCGGCTGCGGGCCGGCACCAAGCGCCGGGCCCCACCAGCCGAGCCCTGGGCCGGCgctaggaaactgaggcagcagcagcagctggagcaccaGCTCCTGCAGCGGCGCTACGAGGAGCTGGCCGAGAGCCGGCGGCAGGCCGAGGAGGCCCGCAAGGCGGCCGCCGAGGAGGAGCGGCTGGCCGACATGGCCTCCGACCTGCTGCTGCAGTACCTGCTGAAGGGCCGGGAGGACGAGGGCGAGCAGGGGGCCGACGCccacgaggaggaggaggaggaggaagaggagggcagGTTCCGGGGCGGCAGGGCCAAGGGCAGCCCCTTGCTCTTCGAGGACGAGGAAGGCAACGTGGCGGAGGACAAGCGCTCCGacgaggaggaggacgacgacgacGTCATCGACCCCAACACCATCGACCAGCTGATCGAGCTCTCCACTAAGCTGCACCTGCCAGCCGAGGACGTCATCGACATCATCAACGAtgtggagaagaagaagaaggcggCGGCGGCGCCGGTGGCGCCCAAGCACCCAGCCAAGCCACTCCCCTACGCCCCGGCCCGGCCCTACTATCCTGCCGCCCCCTGGCGCCGCCCCAAGCCGGACGAGCGGGACTGGAATGAGGTGCTGCACGGGGACGACTACCTGGCCCCCAAGAGATACCTGGCCAAGCAGAACGACTTCTCCAACTACATCCAGCCCAGGGCGTTCCAGCTACCGCCGCCGCCATCCTACCCCCACAGCCGCCACCTGCCGGGCTCTCTGGCACCCAGGGACGAGGCCGCCGCCGCCGGCCGGGCCCAAGACGACGAGATGGAGAACTACATCGAGCAGGTGCTGATGGACCATGCCCAGGCGTTCCAGTGa